The DNA region CGAGTTTTAGCTTATGTAGTCACAGAGACTTTGTGGATTCGACAATTGCTGCTTGACATTGGCCTGCATGCTCCTAGCCCGAAAATAGCGTGCTGTGACAATATCAATGCCACATATCTAGCTACAAATCCTATTCAGCACCAAAAGTCACATTGTAGTGGATTACCATTTCGTTCTGGAACAGTTCAATGAGGGGATCTCCTTTCTCTATGTACCTACATCAGCTCAATTGATGGACATACTCACCAAGAATCTCTTGGTTTCCTTATTTCAAATACACTGTCGCAATCTATCAATGTTTTGGGCACAACAAATTGAGGGGGTGTATTTGAATATATTTCGGAGATTCTTGCCCTTGTTATATGAGAATATATTTAGGGGATTCTTACCCTTGTTAAGAGATACACATACCATGTACATGAATTTGCCATGTAATCTCGAGATTATAAATATACCATGAGCCAACCCTATTCGGGTAGGGCATTGACCATTCACATATATGCTTGGTAATGCCTCATTTGGATTGGAATTGATCAAACTTGCAACATGGTTGTATAAATTAGTTACGAAATTGACGGTTACGTCAAATGGGTACAAGGTCTTAAGTAAAGCTAAAAAAAATGGCTTTCCAACCACATCGGTGATATTGTGCAAATTATAATGCGGGCAAGCGAATTTTATCCGGACAATGTAGAAGTTTGGAACTCACTAAAAATATCTTGTGACCGACATGTAAAAGGCCGAAGATAACTCATATTTCACTGGAAAAAACTATTTAGTTATGGTCTAAAAAGTCAAATAACCAGTGAGCAACTAACTAGACATACTTCAACTGATGGGAAAATAACATTAATGGTCGTAAaaatttgtccttttttaACAATGAGTCCTAAAAGTATCACTTTGGGAAATCAAGTCATAAAACGTTTGGAAAAGTGTCAGCAGTGGTACTTTCCGTCCCTTTCTGTCACCGACCCGCCAGTGTGGAGTTAACGCCCTCAGTTTGGTCCACATGGCCGTAAATGCTGACGTGGTAGTCTTGACCCGTCTGGAAACCCGAAACTCGTGATTCTATCCTGCTCTGAAGGAACCCGATCTCATTGAAGACCGACCCGACATGAAGCCCTAATTCCCGAAAGCTTTGAAAGGAATGGACCCGAAAGCTCACGTCGGGAATGGACACGAAAGCTTACAATTCCTTTTCCGAcatgaatttcattttttatggAAGTCGACTTCAGATATAGTTATATAACTAATCGACAAATTCAATACAACAATGTCAATAATCTCTCCATCACTAGTAAGATTTTCCCTACTCCGATTCGATTCAGCGGCCTAAAGTACATAACGAAGGATTCTGGAATCTGAAGAGGCCTAAAACCGGGTTGACTCGGGGCCCCAGCAGCTGAGCTCCATCACCTTAAGGTGAGATTCCTTCGGCCGTCTCATCCTCCAATGCGCCCTCACTGCGTCAGACACAGCCCCAGAGGACGCAGAGAGCTTGGTAGCGGCGTGGGAATAGGAACCGGAGATTTTGGACTTGGTGAGTTGGTGAAGGGATCGAAGGGTGTAGTTCTAGTGACAAAAGCCCTAGTCCTTGAAGGCCTCCACGGCAGCTATGCTCGCCGCCACAATCCACGCCCTCGCAGCCACAGTCGAAGCTGATGATCTGCTCATGTCTTTCTTCTACTTCTGACGATGTTGGAACTGATTACCGATTTTCAAGACTCGGCTTTGGTGATGAAGAAGCACTCTTATTTGTTTTCGCTGCTTTTGTTGCTCGAAGATGATCCTGCGATTGCCCTATGGAAGAAAGGATCAATAAACCAATGGAAGTTCTTTCCTTCTCATAGATTTTATTGCAGAGCACTCACAAAATCAATTTTGTAAAAACTGAAGATGAACTTTAGTTCACCGAAATAAAATCAGaagttcacccaaaaaaataaaagaaaaaacagaggGATCTATTTATAGAGCAGACGGATGAGATCATCATTTCCTCGAATTCGAACTGGAGAATTTACCAACAACAAAATCGGATTCCTGCTCTTTCCCTAATTCATACCGAGAATCCTAATTCCCAAATTCCCTGAAATCAAACAAAGCAATTGAAACCCTAAATTCCTCGAAATCGAACAACATCCTCCCAATTTTCCTCAATTTGTCAATCCCTCGTTAACACACTCATCCCTCACTTCTCTGTACTTCTTCTTCGTCTCAAATACCCAACGACACAATTTAATTcccccacccaaaaaaaaaaagaaaaagaaaacatagaacaagaagaagaagtgaaGAACATAGAAAACTctgaacaagaagaagaagtaaaGGCTGTCCCTTTTGAACTTACTCTCAGCGGCCCCACCACTGCCATTGCCATTGGAGGAGCTGCTCAGTCTAATCAGGgagattttcttattttcctttcCCACAGCTGCTACTTCGTCGTCTGCTCCTGCTCTGAAGCCTGGCCCCGGGCAAAGGCAACCGAGATATTATCGATAAGAGATATTATCGCAAAGCCCGTGATCAGTGATTTGTAGGGGCGACATTGGATTGCATGGAGGAGAGGAGCAGCGCTAGGGTTTCGGGCATGGGGAGGGAGTCAGGTGAAGAAGGAGACATTCGGACCCGAATCGACCCGATTCTGGGAGGgagctttcgggtttcacgaGCCGGGTTGAAAGTCTTGAATCCACTTTTGACCAATCATGACGTGCCACGTCAACATTTAACGGCCACGTGGACCAAATTAACGGTGTTAACTCCATGTTGGTGGGTCGGTGACGGCAAGGGATGGATAGGACCACCGCTGACACTTTTCCAAACGTTTTAAGACTTGATTTCCTGAAGTGAAATTTTTAGGACTCAATGTAAAAAAAGGCAAACTATTAGGACTACtattgtcattttcccttCAACCAACTAATCGCATTCAGAATCACGATTTTCCTGTGCATTAGGTGATTTTTCATGTGTCTATTACTGGAATCTAATCCAAATGTATACAAGACAACGACGTACGGAATTGATAAGATCCACATTTACGCGTGGTCACTTTTTTCTGTATCTAACTTAGTAATGGGCGGGAGAGGAATCACCATATATGATATGTACCACTTTAAATTTGTTCTctgcagatatatatatatatatatgtgtgtgtatacatatatatacatacacaacATATATCTTAGGATTTCTCTCAATTCAATAAAGCTTCTGTTTTTTTCACCTAAAACAGAAGTACTTCATGGAGATTGTTGAAACTGGAAGCGCATGATGTTAtgcttttctctttttcaggCTGCAATGGGAAACTTCCGtataaaacctttttttttttctccctcttACTGACCCAGGATATTCAAGTTTCACCCGATTTATCCATGAGTTCCATAAATCCCCAACGATGTACTAAGTGGATAATCACGCCAAATGCAATCCGGTGATTCCAAGAGATTTCGAATTGGGATCAGGTTGATACATAaacttttccttaattattaGACCAAACTCCTTGATTTctgtataaaattattatctttctATTTGTCTCTCagtttctctttaattttgttaatttttctcgggttaaatttctttttcttttggttattGTCCTCAACTCAAGGTCTTTAATTGCTCTTTTGAGGATCGCTTAAGTTGGTGATTAATTATAACAGAGAGAGTCATAAATAGTTATTATACAAAGTTGTATACTAACCCTCCATAATACACCCCGGTATATATTCCATAATCCAAACCAGCCGCTATGGATCTAATAATCATGTGGGAGGAGGACATGTCTTCTTAGTGGTTTGGTTCTTTTGTGGAGTCATAACTCATAGGACCTCTCCGATGAGCtaaatttagatatataaatttcttttcggGTGACCTGTCGAAATTTTTTTCCCAGTGAAATGCAGGGTCGATCAAACCTGTTGGTTCATTTGGTAataatcttcttttttcccttgtgGATTaggttctcttttttttggtgtacACGATTAGGTTCTCTTTTCTCTATGATGATTTAAGTATAAATTTCGAAATCGCAACTGCCTATATAATTCTTTATTACAAAGAAAAAAGTGAAAGGAGATAGAGAAGGGTATTATTTGACTCTCACGAGAAAAAGGGGGAGCTAACACGTattcaggggaaaaaaaaagttgtgcCAATAGAATTTCTTTCATATgttcaactttttattttttttttgcaaatcAGACTCCGGAATTTagttacaaaaaataaaaagtataaTTAATCCTATTAATATGAATTGAATTTGGATTCTCTAAATTACCAGAcaataaattactaaaaagaAATTACCAGATGGATGTGTGACACTTGACTACACAACCTTTCTCAACTTTCATTTAATAAACATGCACGAAACATGGTATGGCTAATTAATTAAGCTAGACCAGAAATAAATTCAATACAATGATACTTGCCTttgatataaaattaaaaggttCTGATTATTGGAACTCCTGATACTTCAATGTTTattcttatttaattattaggtTTTATGGGTCTctcatataattttaaaaagactCATAAACTATAGACTTAcccatttattattaaaaatttagttagggctaataaaaaatataaacttttcacattttaacaattataGTACGAGCCTTTTTCCTTAAActaaaaatacataaactttcgatttgataactATTTTAGCATCGCGTAAGCTTTTCCATTAATTTGGACGGAAATTGCTGACTTGTAGATCGAGTGAGACCCaccatattttctttataataaaattatttcagaaaaataacaaaagaaattaaaaaaaaggcaaaaaccAAAATCGAAGAGGAGGGGCGGTGGCTAGCGGTGGGAGCCTCATCGCCGGCCACCCCTCCCATTGGGGTCGCTGGCACCACGGAGGACGCCACTGAACCTATACATTAGCAATTTCCGttcaaattaacaaaaaaattgatgcCGTACTAGAATTGTTATCGAATCGAaagtttgtatatttttaggttaaagaaaaaaagttcgtgttagaattgttaaaatgtaaaaagtttgtgctccattttttttgtttttgttttttgttattaGCCCTAAACATAGGTTGGTGATACAACCGGAGAGAAATATATGATTGCAACCGAaaggaaaagggaagaaaGTATAGCACGGATGAATAATTACATGCATCGATTCAATAACTTGAAGCTAATAGAGAAATACACCCATtaagaaaatagagaaataaCACATTTCAGACGTATTCATCACACCATAAACTTACAACTTACGACCTAGATGTAAATCTCTGGCCATTATtcgtatatataaatatgatgtCACCCAAGGGCCATAATATACGTAATAACTTACGACAAGCCAAGAAGTACACGAATAGTGAACATGCTCTAATATACAAATCATCTCTTTGTTTTCTCCAATCCAAGTTTGGAGTACTAATATTCATATTCACGTCCTTATATCGGTGCTTCCCCGATCATATATAGACCGCTAATGAGAATCTCCTCTTGTAATATCATATCATGATGATCGAAGAGTTCTTACCCAATTGAAACTTTTCCCTGATGTAGAAGCCACAGAACGGGATGCTGCCGACACAGGAGCTGCCACCCGATGATGGGGCCGGGCTCTAATGTCTTGAGATTCCGGTTTCTTGGTCTCTTTAATTTGTATCTTCATCCCTCCTTCCATCTTGATGCTTATGTTCACCTCGCAAAACGACCTTTCTGGGTGGAGATCGTGGCCTCCCCTTGCGTTAATTATTTCCTTCCGGTGTTGATAAAGCCGGCTAAGCCTGAGAGAAAGATGGTATATTTGATCTTTAATCTCTTCTTCTAGATTTCTTTCCACATCTTCCTCGAGCTCATCCCGGATCTTCAACTCCTCTTCTGAAACACTAATCAATGCTCCAAGATGTCTCTTTCTTGGTGTTTTCTGCTCAATCTGCATATGTAATATGTTGAGATTTAGAATCTCACATGGAAAAGTTAAGAGTAATTAAAtaggtttatatgagattgaGTTCCACAATCCATCAGTtcgagcttttgggttggaAAAAATGGATCCAATCGCTTATAGGCTCAAGTGGAAATTTTACATGATATCAGAGCGAGTTATACTTCCGCACGCCCGagcataaataaatttaattactcttaactttttcatgtgggattCTAAATCTCAAcataattcattttctttcacaTCAAGCTTAGTGTCTGGtctacttaattaattagattttGGGCTTTAAACCGATCGTGCTCATTGTTTTCACGGTCGTCTAATTTATTGAGCTTGTACACTAGTGCCTACTCACGTCATCTGCTAGGAAGACGTTTACATTTATATAAGTCGCGCAACCTTTTATCGGCAATAGAAATGCCCTCAAAAATATCTTCAAACACTTCATTTAAGACTAAGActaattaaagaaagaaaaaggattaaTTAGGGAAAAAGAACCCAGAAACCAAAAGTTCGATAGCAAACTTGAATCTGAACATATTAGCAAGCAGTTGGAAAGTTCACCGCGGAGATGCGCTTGTGTAGCTCATCGATACTTGGGACTTGATGATCTGCAAACGAAGCTGATAAATGTAATAAGTGAAGTCATAACAAATGAGAGatgtatatatgcatagaTATGTATATCCCCAAACAAATGGGAATTGTGAACCTGTTGGCTCCATTCGTGATATCTCTCTAGTCCTCTTTTGATTAACCGATAATGATAATATAGTTGCCCTACACTATATGTCCTTATGTATATGtgttacaaatatatatatacacacacgtcAATGTATGTAACCCTAATGCATATGGGGCCATACACAGTTGGAATTTGAAGATGACCAAAGAAGGGATTGACAGGAGACAGGGGAGATAGAGACATGGTGGCCGTTAATGGCGTTATTATAGTTTGGGAAAAATGGTCTTTGCCAACCAAATATGTCTGCCGAGGATGAAAATTTAGTGGACATGAATCTGTAGTAATTGCACTGATAAGAAGGAGAGAGACTCGCATAAATGTATGCACATAGTGCTTTACGTGAAAGGCATATGATATGTTTGCAGGGATGTGGGTTGGCCTTTAAGCACAATCAATATACATACACGCACATGCTTTGATGTGTTTCAATGAAGAATGAAACAGTTGCTCTTGACCTCACAAGGCTTTCGTAAATTTAAGTTATGCCATTTACTGAAGTTTTGCCTTTTTCTCCGTGTACTATTTAGTGTAGTTTTTTAAGTTTGGCTAGCTTTGAATTATATAATTAGGAGGATAATATGCGACTTAATTTTgagatttctttttaaatttgtttaacttttttttttcggttgaaAAATTTGTTTAACTTTTTAGTGTCAGCTTGGCCTGTAgattataatttttgtttggaaaaagatatttttggtCTATAAGTTTGGCATTCAGTTAATTTTGATCATATAAGATTTAAAACTACCGAATCAATCCTATACGTTTCTCTATAAGATAATTTTGGTcctataaattttcaaaaagacatttttgatCATATAAATTgacttttaattaaaatgtgGTCCTATAtgttttgagaaaaaaaaagagacatTTTTTCCCCTATAAGTAACGAAATGGAACAAAACTTCCTTACGGAGCAAACATGTAGGACTAATTTGGCACTTttaaaacttagatgatcaaaATTGACTGAAGGCTAAACTTCTAGAACCAAAAAAGTCTTTTTCCCAATTTTTATTGGTATGCACCACCACTTGGTATTCGGAAGTTCTGTGGTCTTTGACTAATCTAGATTCGAGCTTGT from Punica granatum isolate Tunisia-2019 chromosome 3, ASM765513v2, whole genome shotgun sequence includes:
- the LOC116201197 gene encoding uncharacterized protein LOC116201197; translation: MEPTDHQVPSIDELHKRISAIEQKTPRKRHLGALISVSEEELKIRDELEEDVERNLEEEIKDQIYHLSLRLSRLYQHRKEIINARGGHDLHPERSFCEVNISIKMEGGMKIQIKETKKPESQDIRARPHHRVAAPVSAASRSVASTSGKSFNWVRTLRSS